The DNA region gtgtagaccaggggtaggcaacctctggcacgcatgccgaaggcggcagatgagctgattttcagtggcactcacaccgcccgggtcctggccaccgggctggggggttctgcattttaatttaatttctaattaagtttcttaaaatgtttaaaaaccttatttacttcacataaaaaaatagtttagttatctattatagacttatagaaagagaccttctaaaaatgttaaaatgtattaccggcacgcaaaaccttaaattagagcgaataaatgaagacttggcacaccacttctgaaaggttgctgacccctggtgtagacactgcatgatCTGTATTGACTCCAACGGtcttccagcagctgtcccacaatgccccattctCTACGACTGTGACCACTCTGTTCTTCGTTCCCGTGTTTGGTtaagtgggggaggaaggaggcatgagaaacagtttgtttatgtacatagGAATGTTCCTTGTATCCTATGGAGGGAGAGTGGGAATCTCAATTACAGTTTAATGGAGCTagtctgcaatcctctcccaaagaCTTCTgcggatggcagccttatttcttcttcCACAGAAGGATACTTTCTCTCGCCACACTGCAATGAGTTTGGCTGGCACCCCGTAAACAGGTTAGTGGCATATGGATCTGGGCAGCTTGGgggtgctctctgtgcctttgttatcCTCTgaagtgagatatcagctaaagcCACCACTGCCTGTGGCAAATAGTGCCAATACCGAGTGCCACTGCGCTATGCTCATATCTCTGGAATAAAGAACAAAGTTGTATTATTTCATGAAATCAAAATTCCTTCCCCCACTCTCTTACCCCTGGCAGGCGATACTCACCATAGCAGAGGGTGGAGTGCAGTGCTATGCAGAGGCACTCCAAAGCTGTAATGTGAATAAGCATGTCTTAATAAAAGATTTTATGGAAGTAAGGGAAGGGAGTTTTGAAACTTAACTTTCCCTTTCTATTGTGACTGTAAATCCACTAATACATCTGTCTCTTTTTATCAGCAGCTGCTGTCATTGTGGCCTTGAGGGGTACCCCTCAACACCCACAGAATGTCAGACCCTGAAGAGAACAACATGTTCAGCAAGATCCTGCAAGCCCATGCTGCATCAGACCGCGAACTAAGGGCCTGGAGGGCCAACAGGGCAGATggcaagagaaggaaagaggagaaaggcccaggagtcccaACAGGATAAGAAGAGGGAGATGAACCAGGAGTTTATGGTTCTTCTCAGATTCTCCATCCTCTGCAGTCCTGGGAGAATTCCATGGTAGTAGCTCCACACAGCCTATTCCTACCACTCCATGCTGGAGGACAGCAACGAAAACCACAGCTTCGCTTTCATCTGAGCAAACCATCGTGTATATGTTCCACAACAAACTACATCTGTGCACTGAAATGGACAGAAatgtttgctgcttttccaattttaaagttCTAGTCCACTAATTTATGTTCAAAGTTTGTATTGTAGTCcctggtgtttttgttgttgttgttattttttgcACATTCTTTTTCTGCAGTGTTTTTGCCACTCAACAATGGCAGACTTCTATTTTTGGAGAATAAAActatctttattagttcacaacacatACTGCAGCATACACAGCGGTATTCAAAGCACATCATACTTGTAGATGTACAGCAAGGACTATACTGTTCCTAATAGCACCAAAGCTCCAAGCCCAGAAAACAGGGAAGCACGGAACACTACAAGGGCTGACCATTTCAGcactctttcaaagcctccctcagCTGCACAGTTCTGCTTTGGGCTCTTGGAAtgagcccttgtgtctggctgttcaaagtcaACTGACAGCCGCTCACCCTCTACCCTGGCACCAGCTTTTCTCCTTTTGCCTCACAGAGATTAAGCAGGATACAGCAGGCAGTATAACCATTggtatatttttctcactgagatccaatctagtGAGTAAACAGTGCCAGTGTCCCTtcaatctgccaaaagcacattcaacaaccattctgcatctgctgagctggtcgttgaatctttccttggtgctgttgaggtggccagagtacagcttcatgagccagcagagaaaggggtaggctgggttcccTAGAGTCACTATTGGTATTTCAATATTATCAATGGTAATCCTCCAGTTGGGAaagaatgtccctgcttgcagttttctgaacagtcctgCGTTCTTAAAGATACGCGTGCTATGCACCTTCCCTAACCAGCGCACATCGATATCAATGAAGaatccctggtgatccaccaacACTTGCAAAACCATAGAAAAGTCACCCTTTCTGTTGAcatactctgtggcaaggtgggctggtgccagaatagggATATGTGTACCATCTATCTCCCCATCCCAGTTCAGGAaacccattgctgcaaatccatcaaCTATGTCCTGCAAAATGCCAATgctcacagtcctgcatagcagaaGACAATTTagggccctgcacacttgcatggcaacagcccccactgtggattttccaactctaGAATGATTTTCCACTGACCAGTAGAAATCCATTgctgcaagtttccacagtgagATCACCACTCATTTTTCCACTGTCAATGCACCACTCATTCTGGTGTGCCTgtgctggtgggctgggctgagtTCATCTCACAGACTCAGGAGTATGGCCATTtatatccaaaagttctgcagccactgctcattgtGCCAAACCTGCATTATAATGCAATCCCACAAATCAGTGCTCGTTTCTTGGGCCTAGAAGCAGTGTTCcaccttctgcagctgctccatgaatgccactaATATTCTTGAATTGTTTTTCACTGTGTCCctcagcaatctgtcctccaagaaacTGTCATTTCCCCGTTGTTGTTGTACTTCCTATGGGTCTGCAAATACAGGACAATTGTGCATCCTACAtttgcagcattcagaaaaatagTGCACATATTTTTGGGCTCTATGCTTCTGTCAGAAGAGGTGGACACTGATAAgtgctgtgcagatttttaaataaaggcgTGAAAATATGAGTTAGGGATTGTATTATGGAATGGAGAAAGTTGCAAGCTGAGAACTTGATTCCTAGCTCCCAGAGATCCCTGCACAACTGATTTCTACCCAAAAAGCATTACAAAAATCCCCCAAAAGGCATGGTACCTGATGGCAGCATctggcacactgggatacctaacTGTGGTGCACTGTAATCTgcatcaacacaagcactcctggtgggTGTGCGCAGCACCCATGCAAGCAGCCAATTATGTACATGCTTGAGAAATAAACAAACTTCAGGAGCTGTACGTCGACATAACTTACATTGACCAAAGTCTGTTGTACAGACATGGCTTAAGTCTCAAAAGGTAAAGGCAAAGCTACAAAGCTTTCTGCTGAATCAGGAGTTTTCCCATTATGTGCTTCATTAACGTAAGTATGACAACATTTTAAGGAGGggcaacagaaataataatacctagcacttATATATGCTTTTCATCTTCCAAGTACTTACAAACATTTATACTAATTAAGCTTCCCAACATCCTTTTGAGATAAATATGTTTTAGCCCTGTTTTACTGATGAGGAAATTGATACAGAGAGgttaaagtgatttgcccaagttaACAAAGAAATCAGTGTTAAAACTATGACTGAGTTCTGGTCCCGGTCCACTACTCAGACCACACCTCTTCCTCAACTTTTAAACATTAATTACCACCCAGATTATTATTCTCTCTATTAGCTTAATGAGCTAATGCAGTATGCGTTAGCAGTAAACCAGGAATTTCTGAAACCCCTATAGCTCATTAAATACAGAAACAATACTAGGGCCTCTCTACTTTTAGATTTTTATCAACAGTTACCGTAACTTTTAGTAACTAAAAAACCAGAAATTATATGGATATAATGAAAGGATATCAGTGAACTTTCTGCTTAGGTTTGTTCTCTATATAGGATGaacaaagaagaaagagaagctgAGTAGTTGCACCTTTGTTGTTCAAATGTAGAAATAATCATTTAAGAAACCAAATGATGTAAGTTTTAGTCTCACCTTACACTTCTTTGttgaaaaacattgttttagttTCCTTAGCGTGTATGTCAGTTACTTGAATAATGAAGGGTTTGCAGAACTGTCCATGGGACCACAACTCTTTATAATTCTCTCACTTCAATTTTAAGAAAGCTCCTATTGTCCACTTCAACATTTCAAACCAGGTAATGCCCAATAAAGCAAATGGAATCTCTGCTCTATTTATTACTATGAAACTCTTTTgtcacaaatttttaaaaaattagctacTGGCATGTTAAGTAGATACATTTTCCATGGGACACTGTCACCTTACAAATCATATTCAAAACAACAAATGTTCTTATCTATTATACAACAACACTTTCAATGACTAACAGTTTTAGAAATACAATTTACTTTTCACTCTTATTTTTTGGACTTTGACTTTCTCTCTGTCTGAACATAAAAACTTATTAAAGtgagttttgcttttgtttatgatcactttcactgcTACAGAATCTGAGTCGCTGCAGTATGACAagagtttaaatttaaaatttctaAAAAACAGCCTTTAGCTTTGTGAAGCTTCTGGATGATCTCTAAAAGTATTGTCACTCTGTAAGGGACTTGATTTAATAACCTTCTCAAGATTATCGTGTCTGCCATGAGCAAAGAATCTGAGGGCCCAAAGGCCACTTACCTAGAGGCTACAACTGCAATAATTGAAAACATAGTTTACAAACAGTGGATAGGAAGCTGATTGTCAATTTTAGGGCATATGAATGATTAATGGAAGGGCTAAAGAACGACCTAAAGATGTGTTATTTAAGAATTATCagtctgaaaaaaacatttcatatgAAAATCCAGAGGCAGTACATTTATTGAGAGTGGAAATTCTTTGAAACTATGTGGATTTTTGACTTCCCCAAACTGTTAAAGTGGTTGTTTTTAATCAATGGAAAGCAGAGAGGCCAATCAGGTTACAGGGTACAGGAACTCTGATTATGACATTCTCCAAGCTTATGAAGTGCAATAAAATGTAGATGTAGAACCAATTCGTTAAAAAGTATAATAGCTTTTGAGGGTGCCACGGAAATAACCAACCACCTGGAAATATGTCTTAATGTACATGGTTTGGAGTGTGCTTGGGGAAACCAGGATAGGTTTTCAACGTGCCTGAGGAGCTAGGAACCTTTATAAGCCTCAGGAAATCGTAAGTAATATCGGAGAAGAGTGAAATGAAACTAAGatgacttttaaaagaaataaggcAAGTCAGCCTATGATTCCTAGTCAACATACCAGAGTAACATCTCCCTACTCTTGCCAAAAACTTTTACTGCAGCCAGTGAAagatgttatttttttttctttcgcGTTCCTCTGTGGACAGAGCCATATTATTCAATGTTCCGATTACATGCTATTCTAAGGTATTTGTTTATCCTAGCAGATGGCATCACAAATATGGGGTGGTGGGAGAACAATCATTTGGGCCCATTCTCCCCACCCATGTTACATCAATGTGCATCCCAGAGCAAAGCTTAGCAAGACTTTGGGTACAAGCTATTTTTGGAACACAAACAgcgagacaaagagagagagcatgtgtctccgtgtgtctctctctttctgcgtGTGTAATGAGCTATTAGGTTTCCTAAATTGTTGAGAGTCCTATATGCAAGAACTCATCTCCAAAATGCTAATTAGCAAATTTTATTCACTGACCATATTAAGGCAAAAAAGACTCTCCCTTTACCTCCCACATGGATTAGTTGTGACATTTCCTTCCATCCCTAATACCACCCCCACATTATCTCTTGGGCTAACAAACAGGTGAGAGCAGATGAAATCTTTCAAAAATCTGGGACGATCATTTATGTGTAATTTTACTTTTTAAGTTGTTCTGTATAGATAAAGTTTAAATCCTCTGGTACTTGGTGCATTGGTAACATTGTGCTatctaaaatattattaataaaaagaaaattaaaaatggaactgCCATAGAAAGCCATTTCACCATTTACTCTAGATAGGAGATAAATTGCTGAGTTTCATTTTATTCAAAGTATGGTAAAGACAGGGAAAATTAACGTCTGAAATGTAATTTACAAAAATAACCTCCCAATTTGTTGTTCACAAATTTTTTTTGAACGTTCATCTTTTTTGCCAGCATATTGGCttgatatattttatttctgtgacATTAATACTCTTTGCCATAAGTGCAAGTCATACCAAGGGATATCGACTTGCAACAAAGCTAAGTTAAGATTCCAGATCTCAGTTGTGCTGGCATGAAGACTGGTCTCTCAGTAATACAGAAGACAATATCCTAGGGAGACTGGAATTAGTCCTATTCTGCACCAATCAAGCCAAACACAAGGCATATCAAAAAGCAAGGAATTGCCAGCTAACGGCTATGGGAGGAACTATACCATGGTTCAATCTAAGCAGTTCCTGGCAAGTAACAATAAGGCTTGAGAAAACTGCAGTGTAAAATGGGGGAGTTTTATCAAAAAGGTGAAAAGCAgcaacagcaaaagaaaaaggtttACCTCATCAGACTGAGAAGGGCTGATTCTGGGCATTGGAGATACTTGTGGTGTTTTCAGCTGTGTACTGTTGCTGTCTGGAACAAGCTCTCTGTGGATTGACTGGATATGATTCTGGAGTTCACTTTCGGATTCAAATTTAACATTGCAACTAGAACAGCGAGTCTTCAGTCCCCCTGCCTTGTTTTTGTTCTCAATGGAACTCAAGTTCTCATTTTGACCCAAGCCTTGTCTGTTACTGCTTGAAGGGATGTTGACACTTGGACTACCACTTTTACTGAGATTAACACAGACAGCGCACAGACCATATGGCAGACCATTGATGTCAAGTTTCACTAAATCCTGTTTTGAGCGGAATTCCTTCAGGCAAGAAGCACATTTGTATAGTTTCTGAAGATGCTGTGCACGCCCTGTGGATTGCACTGCAGAGCCATTTCCTGTTTTTTGCATGTGAAATGTCCCATGGATTTTCAGTTCCAAGGTAGAGGTCACTGTTTGCATGCATACCACACAGCGGAATCCTGTTAAGGAATTTCTCAAATCAGGGTGCATTTGGCAATGCTCTAAAAAATCCTCCTCACTCTGTAGAGGCATTTTGCAAATTCTGCAGTTTCCAGTGTCCAGGCTCTTACTATGCGTGACTTTATGTTCAGTAAGAGTCAGAAGAGATGGAAACCGTTCACCACAAATTGGGCACATATAATGTTTCACTGGTCCCAAGTGTGTCTGCATATGTTCACGGAGCCCATTTTCAGAGAAGAATGTTCGAGAACACACATTACACTTGTAATTCCCTTTAATCAGCTCTGCCTTCTTCTTAACTATAGCACTTTCTCCAGGTCGGATGTTGTGGTCTCGAAGCTGATGATTCTGCAGGAGTGTTTCCATTGTATATGCTGCTCCACAAATGTCACAACCGTACATGGGCTCAGATGTATCAACATCTTCTTCACTGCCATCATGGCTATTATGTGATTCCTGGCTATTTGTCAACAAGGTCTGAAGCTCCACTTCTTCTTTCTGAACTTGCTCTGATGCGCCATTTGTGCCACAGTTTGGAGTTTTAGTTTCAAAAACACAGTGTTTTTCCCTCAAGTGTTTCTCTAGCAATATAATAGCATGAAAAGCTTTGCTGCAGAATTTGCAGTTGTATTTTTTGCTATGTGTAGTAATGTGGCACTGAAGTTCCACCTCTGTACCAAACGACTCGCCACAGAAAATGCACTTGTGCACTTTCCCCTGGTTCTCCAGGTGATTGTGTTTAACATGAAGCTGTAGGTCAGTTTCATTACGGAAGTCCCAGTTACAAGACGTGCACCTGTATACCTTCTTTTCATTGCTGTGCTTCACAGCCAGGTGTAGTTGAATGGAGACTTTGGAGTCAAAAACCTCTTGACACAAGGTGCAGCGGAAGAATACAAATGTATGCATGTCAAGCAGGTGTTTTTGCAAGTCATCCACTGAAGTGAACTGCTTGTCACAGCTTTCACAGATATAGTATGTAGAGGTTATCATGAAATGAATTGTAACATGCTTCAGCAGAGACTCTTGGTTTGGAAACTCCTTGTTGCACTGAGGGCAGGTCAGTTTTGGCAGGACAGTGTCAAGGTGGGTTTTTAAATGAGTCTGAAAACCATCGAGAGATGTATACTTAGCACCACATTGATTACAGACATATTCACCTGCAGGACGTGGAGGAGCACCACCTACAGCTTGCATCATCTTTAAAGAAGTTTGCTCTATAGTTACAGGAGATAAGGGGCTCAACGCTCTAGATTTCTTTCCATTGTGGATGTAATTCAATGCCAAAGGAATGTTCTTATGGTTCTCCTTGATATGTTTGTTCAATTTAAGGACACTGTTAAATATTGGAGAATTAGTACAGTAGGAACAGGAATATACTTCTACTACTGGATCTTTTGGGGTTCCAAGTACAGGGGAACCAAAACGGGAACTGCTAAGATCACAATGGACTTGTCTAATATGCTCTTCCAAAGAAGAATCAGTAAGAAACCCCATGTAGCAATGGGGACAAAAGAATGCATTACTGTCTTTAGCAGCAGGGTTTGCAAACCCATGAGAACATCGAATATGTTCCTGAAGAGTGTTGAGGTCATTAAATACTTCAGAGCAGAAGTTGCACTGGTAGACCATGGCAGGCATGGTAGAAACAATCAGTGCTGGGTCTGGAGCTTCATGGACTTGCTTAAGATGTTCATTCAGATTATAAAGTGAAGGTAACACCTCCAAACAATACTGACAGATATGCGCTTGTTCAGGTTTATCTAAATGCATAGTTTTCAAGTGTATCTGCAGAACTGCAAGGCTTGAAAATAACTGTTTGTTGCAATAAATGCAGCTATAGGTAACTTTTGCTTGCTTATTTGAAGGACCAGTGATATCTGGTACTTGTTGGGCTGCCCGCTTTCTTCCACGACCCTTTGTTATTGGCGGAGCTGTTTCTACCATTGTTGAACTGTCCACTGAGAGGTTTGAATCTGGAGTGGTGCTAGATACTGAGGTGTAGCCAACAGTTACCAAAGAAGGGCTGTTGCTATGATTGCATGATTCGGGTTGCTGGTGACTATCCATGTGGCTGTACAGTTCTTCCACGGTATGGAAGTTCTCTGAGCAAATGCTGCATGAATTCTTCTTTTCACCATTATGAGCCTGCTCCATGTGATTTACAAGAGAACTTTCCTCTACAAAGAGTTCATGGCAATAAACACATTGAAGAGCAGCTCTGTCTTCATTAGGGGAACACTCGGGGTGGCATTCTGCTATGTGTTTCTGAAGATCTTCAGGGAAATCAAAGCCTTCTTCACACTGACTGCATTTCTGAGTGTCTTTCATTTTCCACTCTTCCATCCTGGAGGCAGACTGAGAACCATCCTTGTTCCTCTCATGAACCTGCATGTGACCATGCAGTGAACTAGACGAAAGGAATCCACGTCTACAAATGGCACATTTATATGGCTTGTTGGATGTATGAGTCTTTAAGTGAATTTTAAGGTGATCACTCCTTGAAAATGCTGCATCACATTCACTGCAGTGATACTTCTTGTCTCCCGTGTGAAGTTTTATATGGCGATCTCTGCTCCGCTTGTGTTTAAAGAGGCGACTGCAATACGTGCATTTGAAAGGGAGCTTGTCGCTGTGACTTTGCTCGTGATGCTTTAAGTAGCTGAGCCGACTGAACGACTTGTCACAGAACTGGCATGGATAAGGCAATCCTGGGCCACCCTCTTCCTCACCAAAATCACAACCTTCTCCATGGCTTGGTGAAGTCTGGTCTTTGCTGGAAGGTGATGAAGCTGGCCATGAGCAAGTGGGATCATCCTCAATATCCACACCATCTGGAATGAGGAAAAAAAGGTGCACATATGCTTATTCCCCTGGAGTTCAAAGAATACACTAAGTGTATATAAACATGCAAACAGCTGAAACAAATATGCAATGTACTAAACTTGGAACGAGATACTTTTCAGCTCCAACAGCTTTTATcccacatttatttttatcaaaCTGTAAAATATCAAAAGTTATTAAATACTTCTGTGCCCATATTACCCTTTTACTGCTTTTTTATCATCCTCTCTTAGTTGCAGGATATATATTATACATTGACAACtttattaaaatgcagattttaatatatttaatgtttcttttgtatCCATTGTAAAATGATTTGCATATTATGTGAGCATCTGAAGAGTCAATGAAAGGAGGAAATAttacagaaattatttaaaattaatgcaGTCAACCCACATGCcaagtatttaataaaaattccCTGTGCTTTTcctctattttttccccttaaagttGTTTCTGAAAACAGAAATCTTTTAGGGGTTATTATTGATATAGACTTTGGTGCCTTcaacaaaataatattaaaaaaattacaaggaaggaaggaaatggacaaaaaacataataaaaatgatgttttctctaaaaaaaaaaaaaaaaaaaaaatacagccatGATCTCTTCAATAACTATCACTGCTAACCTCAAACCAGCAAATGGATTATTAAATGttcaaaacaaactaacaaataTTGTTATACTAAGTC from Chelonoidis abingdonii isolate Lonesome George chromosome 2, CheloAbing_2.0, whole genome shotgun sequence includes:
- the ZNF521 gene encoding zinc finger protein 521 isoform X2, translating into MSRRKQAKPRSLKEENETEDQQAGVGQIAAQTDANCKLEDKAEDGEVIDCKKRPEEGEELEEEAVHSCDSCLQVFESLSDITEHKINQCQLTDGVDIEDDPTCSWPASSPSSKDQTSPSHGEGCDFGEEEGGPGLPYPCQFCDKSFSRLSYLKHHEQSHSDKLPFKCTYCSRLFKHKRSRDRHIKLHTGDKKYHCSECDAAFSRSDHLKIHLKTHTSNKPYKCAICRRGFLSSSSLHGHMQVHERNKDGSQSASRMEEWKMKDTQKCSQCEEGFDFPEDLQKHIAECHPECSPNEDRAALQCVYCHELFVEESSLVNHMEQAHNGEKKNSCSICSENFHTVEELYSHMDSHQQPESCNHSNSPSLVTVGYTSVSSTTPDSNLSVDSSTMVETAPPITKGRGRKRAAQQVPDITGPSNKQAKVTYSCIYCNKQLFSSLAVLQIHLKTMHLDKPEQAHICQYCLEVLPSLYNLNEHLKQVHEAPDPALIVSTMPAMVYQCNFCSEVFNDLNTLQEHIRCSHGFANPAAKDSNAFFCPHCYMGFLTDSSLEEHIRQVHCDLSSSRFGSPVLGTPKDPVVEVYSCSYCTNSPIFNSVLKLNKHIKENHKNIPLALNYIHNGKKSRALSPLSPVTIEQTSLKMMQAVGGAPPRPAGEYVCNQCGAKYTSLDGFQTHLKTHLDTVLPKLTCPQCNKEFPNQESLLKHVTIHFMITSTYYICESCDKQFTSVDDLQKHLLDMHTFVFFRCTLCQEVFDSKVSIQLHLAVKHSNEKKVYRCTSCNWDFRNETDLQLHVKHNHLENQGKVHKCIFCGESFGTEVELQCHITTHSKKYNCKFCSKAFHAIILLEKHLREKHCVFETKTPNCGTNGASEQVQKEEVELQTLLTNSQESHNSHDGSEEDVDTSEPMYGCDICGAAYTMETLLQNHQLRDHNIRPGESAIVKKKAELIKGNYKCNVCSRTFFSENGLREHMQTHLGPVKHYMCPICGERFPSLLTLTEHKVTHSKSLDTGNCRICKMPLQSEEDFLEHCQMHPDLRNSLTGFRCVVCMQTVTSTLELKIHGTFHMQKTGNGSAVQSTGRAQHLQKLYKCASCLKEFRSKQDLVKLDINGLPYGLCAVCVNLSKSGSPSVNIPSSSNRQGLGQNENLSSIENKNKAGGLKTRCSSCNVKFESESELQNHIQSIHRELVPDSNSTQLKTPQVSPMPRISPSQSDEKKTYQCIKCQMVFYNEWDIQVHVANHMIVLEGRYTCTSTSSRSPRRVGITNEGLNHECKLCNQTFDSPAKLQCHLIEHSFEGMGGTFKCPVCFTVFVQANKLQQHIFSAHGQEDKIYDCTQCPQKFFFQTELQNHTMTQHSS
- the ZNF521 gene encoding zinc finger protein 521 isoform X8 codes for the protein MSRRKQAKPRSLKVEENETEDQQAGVGQIAAQTDANCKLEDKAEDGEVIDCKKRPEEGEELEEEAVHSCDSCLQVFESLSDITEHKINQCQLTDGVDIEDDPTCSWPASSPSSKDQTSPSHGEGCDFGEEEGGPGLPYPCQFCDKSFSRLSYLKHHEQSHSDKLPFKCTYCSRLFKHKRSRDRHIKLHTGDKKYHCSECDAAFSRSDHLKIHLKTHTSNKPYKCAICRRGFLSSSSLHGHMQVHERNKDGSQSASRMEEWKMKDTQKCSQCEEGFDFPEDLQKHIAECHPECSPNEDRAALQCVYCHELFVEESSLVNHMEQAHNGEKKNSCSICSENFHTVEELYSHMDSHQQPESCNHSNSPSLVTVGYTSVSSTTPDSNLSVDSSTMVETAPPITKGRGRKRAAQQVPDITGPSNKQAKVTYSCIYCNKQLFSSLAVLQIHLKTMHLDKPEQAHICQYCLEVLPSLYNLNEHLKQVHEAPDPALIVSTMPAMVYQCNFCSEVFNDLNTLQEHIRCSHGFANPAAKDSNAFFCPHCYMGFLTDSSLEEHIRQVHCDLSSSRFGSPVLGTPKDPVVEVYSCSYCTNSPIFNSVLKLNKHIKENHKNIPLALNYIHNGKKSRALSPLSPVTIEQTSLKMMQAVGGAPPRPAGEYVCNQCGAKYTSLDGFQTHLKTHLDTVLPKLTCPQCNKEFPNQESLLKHVTIHFMITSTYYICESCDKQFTSVDDLQKHLLDMHTFVFFRCTLCQEVFDSKVSIQLHLAVKHSNEKKVYRCTSCNWDFRNETDLQLHVKHNHLENQGKVHKCIFCGESFGTEVELQCHITTHSKKYNCKFCSKAFHAIILLEKHLREKHCVFETKTPNCGTNGASEQVQKEEVELQTLLTNSQESHNSHDGSEEDVDTSEPMYGCDICGAAYTMETLLQNHQLRDHNIRPGESAIVKKKAELIKGNYKCNVCSRTFFSENGLREHMQTHLGPVKHYMCPICGERFPSLLTLTEHKVTHSKSLDTGNCRICKMPLQSEEDFLEHCQMHPDLRNSLTGFRCVVCMQTVTSTLELKIHGTFHMQKTGNGSAVQSTGRAQHLQKLYKCASCLKEFRSKQDLVKLDINGLPYGLCAVCVNLSKSGSPSVNIPSSSNRQGLGQNENLSSIENKNKAGGLKTRCSSCNVKFESESELQNHIQSIHRELVPDSNSTQLKTPQVSPMPRISPSQSDEKKTYQCIKCQMVFYNEWDIQVHVANHMIESYDDPT
- the ZNF521 gene encoding zinc finger protein 521 isoform X5, which gives rise to MSRRKQAKPRSLKVEENETEDQQAGVGQIAAQTDANCKLEDKAEDGEVIDCKKRPEEGEELEEEAVHSCDSCLQVFESLSDITEHKINQCQLTDGVDIEDDPTCSWPASSPSSKDQTSPSHGEGCDFGEEEGGPGLPYPCQFCDKSFSRLSYLKHHEQSHSDKLPFKCTYCSRLFKHKRSRDRHIKLHTGDKKYHCSECDAAFSRSDHLKIHLKTHTSNKPYKCAICRRGFLSSSSLHGHMQVHERNKDGSQSASRMEEWKMKDTQKCSQCEEGFDFPEDLQKHIAECHPECSPNEDRAALQCVYCHELFVEESSLVNHMEQAHNGEKKNSCSICSENFHTVEELYSHMDSHQQPESCNHSNSPSLVTVGYTSVSSTTPDSNLSVDSSTMVETAPPITKGRGRKRAAQQVPDITGPSNKQAKVTYSCIYCNKQLFSSLAVLQIHLKTMHLDKPEQAHICQYCLEVLPSLYNLNEHLKQVHEAPDPALIVSTMPAMVYQCNFCSEVFNDLNTLQEHIRCSHGFANPAAKDSNAFFCPHCYMGFLTDSSLEEHIRQVHCDLSSSRFGSPVLGTPKDPVVEVYSCSYCTNSPIFNSVLKLNKHIKENHKNIPLALNYIHNGKKSRALSPLSPVTIEQTSLKMMQAVGGAPPRPAGEYVCNQCGAKYTSLDGFQTHLKTHLDTVLPKLTCPQCNKEFPNQESLLKHVTIHFMITSTYYICESCDKQFTSVDDLQKHLLDMHTFVFFRCTLCQEVFDSKVSIQLHLAVKHSNEKKVYRCTSCNWDFRNETDLQLHVKHNHLENQGKVHKCIFCGESFGTEVELQCHITTHSKKYNCKFCSKAFHAIILLEKHLREKHCVFETKTPNCGTNGASEQVQKEEVELQTLLTNSQESHNSHDGSEEDVDTSEPMYGCDICGAAYTMETLLQNHQLRDHNIRPGESAIVKKKAELIKGNYKCNVCSRTFFSENGLREHMQTHLGPVKHYMCPICGERFPSLLTLTEHKVTHSKSLDTGNCRICKMPLQSEEDFLEHCQMHPDLRNSLTGFRCVVCMQTVTSTLELKIHGTFHMQKTGNGSAVQSTGRAQHLQKLYKCASCLKEFRSKQDLVKLDINGLPYGLCAVCVNLSKSGSPSVNIPSSSNRQGLGQNENLSSIENKNKAGGLKTRCSSCNVKFESESELQNHIQSIHRELVPDSNSTQLKTPQVSPMPRISPSQSDEKKTYQCIKCQMVFYNEWDIQVHVANHMIVLEGRYTCTSTSSRSPRRVGITNEGLNHECKLCNQTFDSPAKLQCHLIEHSFEGMGGTFKCPVCFTESYDDPT